From Woronichinia naegeliana WA131, the proteins below share one genomic window:
- a CDS encoding C2 family cysteine protease: MFTESTSPIVSSFASLEDSLSLWKDTLQGIHSKSELVLNGGQRDNLGEFVAPTSVSVHNRLDRFGSDQSVPGSSPRNLNSADSITGLSAQSIGANVQVKAPAANSIPDLMISSLSSSSSVNAGSTLSVSYTVNNQGNATAASNNTQFYLSTDNSLDAADTLIGSSAVSSLSTGKSKNISFSATVNSSLAPGNYYLFAKADGNNQVIESNESNNLISKAITINAAAKADLTINAIAPSSVLVGGTSLSLNYNIANLGNASAASNLTKFYLSTDTLLDGADTVLGTDTVSSLAAGANTNRSVSLTLASSLNQGAYYLFAQADSGSTVSESNEANNTNSGSFSVTTLADWCSQNIKDLELSSLSSNLTTDGSLSRQDMIDLFNSAKDNSLVDGTEFTDLKALVTNGKQLLGMQDFVYVLSNNLVNGNTANTTSGVGNLFAGSTDAQMTNLVDKWFLGTDCPDTSYSYQYAQGSLFQNGVNVNDIKQGMVGDCYYLSTLSSIAQEKPSYIQDMFIDNGDNTFTVKFLKNGVNDYVTVDRYLPTDSNGKFVYASYGSNYTNTSNELWVALAEKAYAQLAESGWSRPNYNAYYNTNSYAAIESGWMDLVIQQVTGLSTTSQTLSATTSMTQTSLINLVNSNQILTAGFVYGDGGGLVVNGHAYTITAYNSTTGQFHLRNPWGYQDSDLTWSQLVSLQAVVQYSNT; encoded by the coding sequence ATGTTCACTGAATCGACTTCTCCCATTGTTTCTTCCTTCGCCAGTCTTGAAGATAGTCTCTCTCTTTGGAAAGATACCTTACAGGGTATTCACTCCAAATCTGAGTTAGTGCTGAATGGTGGGCAAAGAGATAACTTAGGTGAGTTCGTCGCTCCTACAAGCGTCAGTGTGCATAATCGATTGGATCGTTTCGGTTCAGATCAGAGTGTGCCAGGTAGCAGTCCTAGGAATCTCAACTCAGCAGATAGTATCACAGGTCTTTCTGCTCAGTCTATTGGTGCGAATGTTCAAGTCAAAGCACCCGCCGCCAACAGTATTCCTGACTTAATGATCAGTTCTCTCTCTTCCTCGTCCTCGGTCAATGCGGGTAGCACGCTTAGCGTTAGTTATACAGTCAATAATCAAGGTAATGCAACCGCCGCCTCGAATAATACGCAATTCTATCTTTCCACCGATAATAGCTTGGACGCTGCCGATACCCTCATAGGAAGCAGTGCCGTTAGTTCCTTATCCACAGGTAAATCTAAAAATATTAGCTTTTCAGCGACGGTCAATAGTAGTTTAGCCCCAGGCAATTATTATCTTTTTGCCAAGGCCGATGGTAATAATCAAGTTATTGAATCGAACGAAAGTAATAATTTAATTAGCAAAGCCATTACGATTAATGCCGCTGCCAAGGCCGATCTAACCATTAATGCGATCGCCCCCAGTAGTGTTCTTGTTGGTGGAACATCTTTAAGTCTGAACTATAATATCGCGAATCTCGGTAATGCCTCTGCGGCCTCCAATTTAACTAAATTCTATCTTTCTACGGATACTCTTTTAGATGGGGCTGATACAGTTCTTGGAACGGATACCGTTTCTAGCCTAGCAGCAGGAGCGAATACCAATCGTTCCGTCTCCCTGACCTTAGCCAGTAGCTTAAATCAAGGAGCTTATTATCTCTTTGCCCAGGCTGATAGTGGCAGTACAGTCTCAGAAAGTAATGAAGCAAATAATACAAATTCCGGTAGTTTTAGTGTAACAACCTTAGCCGATTGGTGCAGCCAAAATATTAAAGATCTAGAACTGAGCAGTTTAAGCAGTAACCTAACCACCGATGGCAGTCTCTCTCGTCAAGACATGATTGATCTGTTTAATAGTGCCAAGGACAACAGTTTGGTGGATGGCACTGAGTTCACTGATTTGAAAGCGTTGGTCACTAATGGTAAACAACTGCTAGGAATGCAGGATTTTGTTTATGTTCTATCTAATAATCTGGTTAACGGCAATACTGCCAATACGACTTCCGGTGTCGGCAATTTATTTGCAGGCAGTACTGATGCACAGATGACAAATTTGGTAGATAAATGGTTTTTGGGTACAGATTGCCCCGACACCAGCTATAGCTATCAGTATGCTCAGGGGTCACTTTTCCAAAACGGTGTTAATGTCAATGACATCAAACAGGGCATGGTAGGAGATTGTTATTATCTCTCCACCCTTTCTTCCATTGCTCAGGAAAAACCGTCCTACATTCAAGATATGTTCATCGACAATGGGGACAATACCTTTACCGTGAAGTTTTTGAAAAATGGAGTTAACGACTATGTTACTGTTGATCGCTATTTACCGACGGATAGTAATGGTAAGTTTGTCTATGCCAGCTATGGCAGTAACTATACCAATACCAGTAATGAACTATGGGTCGCCCTGGCTGAAAAGGCCTATGCTCAATTAGCTGAATCCGGTTGGAGTCGCCCTAACTATAATGCTTACTACAACACTAATTCCTATGCAGCGATTGAAAGCGGCTGGATGGATCTGGTGATTCAGCAAGTAACGGGGTTATCTACTACTTCTCAAACCCTTTCTGCTACCACGTCGATGACTCAGACTTCGCTGATTAACCTAGTCAACTCTAATCAAATTCTCACGGCTGGTTTCGTCTATGGTGATGGCGGTGGTTTAGTGGTCAATGGCCATGCTTACACCATTACGGCTTACAACAGCACGACCGGACAATTCCATCTTCGCAATCCCTGGGGTTATCAAGACTCCGATCTCACCTGGAGCCAATTGGTCAGCCTACAAGCGGTTGTTCAATATTCCAACACCTAA
- a CDS encoding DUF2281 domain-containing protein, with protein MSQTIGQNFLQDSENFSELELLSLLSKLPNSLKLEILHYTEFLVNKCSENDSTKKRKAGLLKGKIWMSDDFDDPLEEFEEYM; from the coding sequence ATGTCTCAAACTATTGGACAAAATTTTTTACAAGATAGTGAAAATTTCTCTGAATTGGAGTTATTATCATTACTTTCTAAGTTACCTAATTCATTAAAATTAGAAATTTTACATTACACAGAATTTTTAGTGAATAAATGCTCCGAAAATGATAGTACAAAAAAGCGTAAGGCTGGTTTACTAAAAGGAAAAATTTGGATGTCAGATGACTTTGATGATCCTTTAGAAGAATTTGAGGAGTATATGTAA
- a CDS encoding DUF3326 domain-containing protein yields MTSYNVALIIPTGIGAALGGYAGDALPIARAMAQICDRLITHPNVMNGAQLYWPINNVLYVEGYGLDQFAQGVWGLQPTQPSQPNRIGLILDQGIESDLRSRHLQVAEATRATLGLTLTDYVITDAPLAVELRTSPSGASWGTIGNPDSLLRAAEKLITQAQATVIAVIARFPDQVDQTVLDNYRHGSGVDPLSGAEAVISHLIVRQFQVPCAHAPALSPLPLDPTISPRAAAEEIGYTFLPCVLVGLSRAPQFVKSEQGNKDTLWSKQVNALVIPASACGGSATLSWGQIQAPFAPSPLIIAVSDNQTQMQVPPEALAIKAIRVNSYLEALGVLVAHRAGVNLDCFHPTFSTMHCLS; encoded by the coding sequence ATGACAAGTTATAACGTTGCTCTGATTATTCCGACGGGTATTGGTGCGGCTTTAGGCGGTTATGCGGGGGATGCTTTACCGATCGCCAGGGCTATGGCTCAGATCTGCGATCGCCTGATTACCCATCCCAATGTGATGAATGGAGCGCAACTCTATTGGCCGATTAACAATGTACTTTATGTAGAAGGTTATGGCCTGGATCAATTTGCCCAGGGGGTTTGGGGACTGCAACCGACTCAACCCAGCCAGCCGAACCGCATTGGTCTGATTTTGGATCAAGGGATTGAATCCGATCTGCGATCGCGGCATCTTCAAGTAGCCGAGGCAACCAGGGCCACGTTAGGACTAACCCTAACCGATTACGTGATCACCGATGCCCCTTTAGCCGTTGAACTGAGAACCTCACCATCGGGGGCCAGTTGGGGAACCATTGGGAATCCCGATAGTTTATTACGAGCCGCCGAAAAATTAATTACTCAAGCCCAGGCAACAGTGATCGCGGTGATTGCTCGTTTTCCCGATCAGGTGGATCAAACGGTTCTGGATAATTACCGTCATGGTTCAGGGGTTGATCCGCTTTCAGGGGCCGAAGCCGTTATTTCCCATTTAATCGTGCGGCAATTCCAAGTTCCCTGTGCCCATGCCCCTGCCCTCAGTCCCTTACCCCTCGATCCCACCATTTCTCCCCGTGCGGCGGCCGAAGAAATTGGTTACACCTTTCTGCCCTGTGTATTAGTCGGACTCAGTCGCGCCCCGCAATTCGTCAAGTCCGAGCAGGGAAACAAGGATACACTCTGGTCAAAGCAGGTTAATGCTTTGGTGATTCCCGCTAGTGCCTGTGGTGGAAGTGCTACCCTGAGTTGGGGGCAAATTCAGGCTCCATTCGCCCCATCACCTTTGATCATTGCCGTCAGCGATAATCAAACCCAGATGCAAGTCCCACCTGAAGCTTTGGCAATCAAAGCAATTAGGGTAAACTCGTATTTAGAAGCCCTGGGCGTTTTAGTGGCCCATCGGGCTGGTGTGAATCTTGATTGTTTTCATCCTACCTTTTCTACAATGCACTGTTTAAGCTAA
- a CDS encoding phosphate-starvation-inducible PsiE family protein: MKHLFRKLADNFRDEVFLERLHFFEKLVAKILTICLVVIVFVSLFDLIKILIVEFANEPFGFFNKSLIELFGLILNILIALELLENLTGYLKKNVIQVELVIVTAIIALARKVIIFDFTKYGGIELISLGFAILCLAVSYCLLKRFSR; this comes from the coding sequence ATGAAGCATCTTTTTAGAAAACTGGCCGACAACTTCCGAGATGAAGTTTTCTTAGAACGACTTCACTTTTTTGAAAAGCTAGTTGCGAAGATATTAACGATTTGTCTGGTTGTTATTGTTTTTGTTTCATTATTTGATCTAATTAAGATATTAATTGTCGAATTTGCCAACGAACCCTTTGGTTTTTTCAATAAAAGCTTGATCGAGTTATTTGGATTGATTTTAAATATCTTAATTGCCTTAGAATTACTGGAAAATCTGACCGGTTATTTGAAGAAAAATGTTATTCAGGTAGAATTGGTAATTGTCACTGCCATCATTGCCCTGGCAAGAAAGGTTATCATTTTTGATTTTACTAAATATGGGGGAATCGAATTAATTTCCCTCGGATTTGCGATTCTATGTCTAGCGGTTAGTTATTGTCTCCTCAAACGATTTAGTCGCTAG
- a CDS encoding KAP family NTPase — protein sequence MRIKPKDIEIDPNLPKYPFDNDLLDREEEIENLTQIICKLEAPLVLAVNAPWGTGKTTFIRLWCAYLEQQSLDFICFNAWETDFAEDPLIALISKLDKWVTNNGKSQNAKWDKFKKDILPKILKRSLIAGAKVATVGALDMEKDYEKIIADFSGDITGDLIDKFNEKSQAITQFKDVIKKILDKLPKEQKNLIIFIDELDRCRPTYAIELLERVKHLFDIERLVFILSTDLGQLSHSICAVYGNNFESKKYLKRFIDLDYSLKEPDLKKYIDSQFKTLQINTNYYDLVGLTLCITKIFGFKLRDINFLVTRMKLLFLPMSSNQFEPIYITLIALKHSNESLYQEYILNAETSNKIITLLIEGVSKNKDLHFDSGVLISIFSYFIIFEENPQQEKELVDKCELFLLSLNKENNNSYYHSEEIATYVGRLRSELRCYTLRRYNVMRTIIRHIESLNRININ from the coding sequence ATGCGAATTAAGCCGAAAGATATTGAAATTGATCCTAACCTTCCTAAGTATCCTTTTGATAACGATCTGTTAGACCGCGAGGAAGAAATCGAAAATTTAACTCAGATTATTTGCAAGCTTGAAGCGCCTTTAGTCTTAGCGGTTAATGCTCCCTGGGGGACAGGAAAAACCACGTTTATTCGGCTGTGGTGTGCTTATTTAGAACAACAAAGTTTAGATTTTATTTGTTTTAATGCTTGGGAAACCGATTTTGCAGAAGATCCCCTAATTGCTTTAATATCTAAATTAGATAAATGGGTTACTAATAATGGAAAATCTCAGAATGCAAAATGGGATAAGTTTAAAAAAGATATATTACCTAAAATTCTAAAACGGTCTCTAATTGCAGGTGCAAAAGTGGCTACTGTTGGAGCTTTAGATATGGAAAAAGACTATGAAAAAATTATCGCTGATTTCTCAGGAGATATCACAGGAGATTTAATAGATAAATTCAATGAAAAGTCTCAAGCAATTACACAATTCAAGGATGTAATTAAAAAAATTCTGGATAAATTACCAAAGGAACAAAAAAATCTAATTATCTTTATTGATGAATTGGATCGCTGTCGTCCAACCTATGCAATTGAGTTACTAGAAAGAGTTAAACATTTATTCGATATTGAAAGATTAGTTTTTATTCTTTCTACTGATCTAGGGCAACTTTCTCATAGTATTTGCGCTGTTTATGGAAATAATTTCGAGTCTAAAAAATATCTCAAACGTTTCATAGATTTAGATTATTCTTTAAAAGAACCTGATCTTAAGAAATATATTGATAGTCAATTTAAAACATTACAGATTAATACAAATTATTACGATCTTGTTGGTTTAACCCTCTGTATTACAAAAATATTTGGGTTTAAACTGAGAGATATTAATTTTTTAGTGACAAGAATGAAATTGCTATTTCTTCCTATGTCTTCAAATCAATTTGAACCAATATATATAACCCTCATTGCTCTAAAACATTCCAACGAATCTCTCTACCAAGAATACATACTCAATGCTGAAACATCAAATAAAATAATTACCTTGCTGATTGAAGGAGTATCAAAAAATAAAGATTTACATTTTGATTCTGGAGTCCTAATTTCAATATTCTCATATTTCATAATTTTTGAAGAAAATCCACAACAAGAGAAAGAATTAGTTGATAAGTGCGAACTATTTTTGTTATCATTAAATAAAGAAAATAATAATAGCTATTATCACTCTGAAGAAATAGCTACTTATGTTGGTCGTCTAAGAAGCGAGTTACGCTGTTATACTCTTCGTCGTTACAATGTCATGAGAACAATCATCAGACATATTGAGTCATTGAATCGTATCAACATAAATTAA
- a CDS encoding exopolysaccharide biosynthesis protein gives MYFRFSQDIEALLNHVAHHSLTLKDILAVTAERGFCLIIALLALPFIFPIPPGLTGIPGLGILLLSLQMLGGYHRPWLPQRVANFPFPQGIAQQLLRQVKSLTRILERITRPRLLSLAGNPYMWRVNGLIIAWLTILLMLPIPFTNPLPAIGILLLAVGMLEMDGLLMCVAYGWTVVITLGLFLIGSSLWEAIAHYWH, from the coding sequence ATGTATTTTAGGTTTTCCCAGGATATTGAAGCACTACTCAATCATGTTGCCCATCATTCCCTAACCCTAAAGGATATTCTGGCTGTCACCGCAGAGCGAGGTTTTTGTTTAATTATTGCCCTTCTCGCACTGCCTTTTATTTTTCCGATTCCCCCTGGGCTGACAGGAATTCCAGGGTTAGGCATCTTGCTGTTATCACTACAGATGCTAGGGGGTTATCATCGCCCCTGGTTACCCCAACGAGTTGCTAATTTTCCCTTTCCCCAAGGCATTGCCCAACAATTACTCCGCCAAGTCAAATCTTTAACCCGTATTTTAGAAAGAATTACCCGTCCTCGGTTATTAAGCCTGGCGGGTAATCCCTATATGTGGCGCGTTAATGGCCTTATTATTGCCTGGTTAACGATCCTATTAATGCTACCTATTCCCTTTACCAACCCGCTACCCGCGATCGGAATTTTGTTGTTAGCGGTGGGGATGTTAGAAATGGATGGCCTCTTGATGTGCGTTGCCTATGGTTGGACGGTGGTCATTACCTTGGGCCTTTTCCTGATTGGCTCTAGTCTTTGGGAGGCGATCGCCCATTACTGGCATTAG
- a CDS encoding CPBP family intramembrane metalloprotease — translation MTQSNPSNFDPLTRTQILMVMGITAVILLVIAKIWQKLGEIPLLRWQVTWQAGLEGLGLAAAIVLASGIIYRLWPAYRHSADAYLELVIKPLVWPDLIWLGLLPGLSEELLFRGIMLPALGLNLTAVIVSSLVFGVLHLSGLQQWPYVIWATIVGFALGYTALVTGNLMVPIVAHIVTNLVSSSLWKLNQGLRKPLL, via the coding sequence GTGACCCAATCTAACCCGTCTAATTTTGATCCCTTGACCCGCACCCAAATTCTGATGGTCATGGGCATAACCGCCGTTATTCTGCTAGTGATCGCCAAAATCTGGCAGAAGTTAGGAGAAATACCCCTCCTCAGATGGCAAGTAACTTGGCAAGCGGGACTAGAAGGTCTAGGGTTAGCGGCGGCGATCGTCTTAGCCAGTGGTATTATCTATCGACTTTGGCCCGCCTATCGTCACAGTGCGGATGCTTATTTAGAGTTAGTCATTAAACCCTTAGTCTGGCCCGATCTAATTTGGCTGGGACTATTGCCCGGCTTAAGTGAAGAACTCTTATTTCGTGGCATTATGCTCCCGGCCTTAGGTTTAAATTTAACTGCCGTTATTGTTTCCAGTCTTGTTTTTGGCGTATTGCATTTAAGCGGGTTGCAACAATGGCCCTACGTCATTTGGGCAACGATTGTGGGCTTTGCTTTGGGTTATACGGCCTTGGTAACGGGCAATTTAATGGTTCCTATTGTGGCTCATATTGTGACCAATTTAGTCTCTAGTAGTCTCTGGAAGCTCAATCAAGGGCTGAGAAAGCCGCTCTTATGA
- a CDS encoding DUF4926 domain-containing protein has translation MIKLYTQIALTEDLPNYGLKKGDTAMVIEHYPMPEGQEDGYSLEGFDIPISGITLEVKSSQIQPTNFNF, from the coding sequence ATGATCAAACTTTATACACAAATTGCTCTTACAGAAGATCTACCTAACTATGGACTAAAAAAAGGCGATACCGCTATGGTTATCGAACATTATCCAATGCCTGAAGGCCAAGAAGACGGCTATAGCTTAGAAGGCTTTGATATTCCTATTTCAGGCATAACGTTGGAAGTTAAATCCTCCCAAATTCAACCCACAAACTTTAATTTTTAA
- a CDS encoding type II toxin-antitoxin system VapC family toxin — MKFLLDTHVMLWFLNDDAKLAPEVRDKIEKCNQVFVSIISLWEVAIKLNIGKLKLKLDFRDLSKALDDSNIIILNVIVSDFSAYINLPLHHKDPFDRILISQAINRSMTLVSQDSIFNQYPVKLLEL; from the coding sequence ATGAAATTTTTACTAGACACTCATGTTATGCTTTGGTTTTTAAATGATGATGCAAAATTAGCACCAGAAGTTCGAGATAAAATTGAAAAGTGTAATCAAGTTTTTGTTAGTATTATTTCTCTTTGGGAAGTTGCCATAAAACTTAATATTGGTAAGCTAAAGCTAAAGTTAGATTTTCGAGATTTATCTAAGGCTTTAGATGATTCAAATATTATAATATTAAATGTTATTGTGAGTGATTTTTCCGCTTATATTAATTTGCCTTTACATCATAAAGACCCATTTGATCGAATTTTGATTTCTCAAGCGATTAACCGTTCTATGACACTGGTAAGCCAAGATTCTATATTTAATCAGTATCCTGTTAAACTATTAGAGTTATAA
- the rplL gene encoding 50S ribosomal protein L7/L12 → MSAATDNILEQLKSLSLLEAAELVKQIEEAFGVSAAAPVAVAAVGGGAAAPAEAVEEKTEFDVVLEEVPADKKIAILKVVRTITGLGLKEAKDLVESTPKAVKEATGKDDAEAVKKQLEEAGAKVSVK, encoded by the coding sequence ATGTCTGCTGCAACCGATAACATTTTAGAACAATTAAAATCTCTCTCCCTCTTAGAAGCGGCTGAATTAGTTAAGCAAATCGAAGAAGCTTTTGGCGTAAGTGCTGCTGCCCCTGTTGCTGTGGCTGCTGTTGGTGGCGGTGCTGCTGCTCCAGCTGAAGCGGTAGAAGAAAAAACCGAATTCGACGTTGTTCTCGAAGAAGTCCCTGCTGACAAGAAAATTGCCATTCTTAAGGTCGTTCGTACCATTACAGGTCTGGGTCTAAAAGAAGCTAAGGATTTAGTGGAATCTACCCCCAAAGCCGTTAAAGAAGCCACTGGTAAAGATGATGCAGAAGCTGTCAAGAAACAACTTGAAGAAGCGGGTGCCAAAGTCAGCGTGAAATAA
- a CDS encoding IS1 family transposase — MQLCGSYHTIKNGSAHHGKPKNLCKDCGRQFVINSSQKRVSEQTKPLINRLLLERISLRGIERVTGVSWSWLQNYVNDKFAAVPRQISVSEKARGKLTIECDELWSFVFSKENKFYVWLAIDRTTRDIVGCYIGDRSRASAKKLWASLPAVYRQCAVAYTDFWVSYEKVIPSKRHRAVGKETGQTNHVERLNNTFRQRISRLVRKSLSFSKNVENHIGAIWYFIHDYNAQLAKA, encoded by the coding sequence ATTCAACTCTGTGGCTCTTATCACACTATTAAGAATGGTTCCGCCCATCATGGTAAGCCCAAAAATCTATGTAAAGACTGTGGTCGCCAGTTTGTTATTAACTCTAGTCAGAAGAGAGTTTCAGAACAGACAAAACCATTAATTAATAGGCTCCTACTAGAGCGAATTTCTCTACGGGGAATTGAAAGAGTCACAGGAGTAAGTTGGTCATGGTTACAGAATTATGTTAATGATAAATTTGCTGCGGTACCTCGTCAGATAAGCGTTTCAGAAAAAGCGCGAGGAAAATTGACTATCGAATGTGATGAGCTTTGGTCATTTGTTTTCTCCAAAGAAAATAAGTTTTATGTCTGGTTAGCTATAGACAGAACAACAAGAGACATTGTTGGTTGTTATATTGGGGACAGAAGCCGTGCATCAGCCAAAAAACTTTGGGCAAGTTTGCCTGCTGTTTACCGACAATGTGCCGTTGCTTACACGGATTTTTGGGTATCTTATGAGAAAGTTATTCCCAGTAAACGTCATCGAGCAGTCGGTAAAGAGACGGGACAAACTAATCATGTTGAAAGATTAAATAATACCTTTCGACAACGAATCTCTCGACTGGTGCGAAAAAGCCTCTCTTTTTCCAAAAATGTGGAAAATCATATTGGGGCAATTTGGTACTTTATACACGACTACAATGCCCAATTAGCAAAGGCTTAA
- a CDS encoding S1 RNA-binding domain-containing protein: protein MTASSRSSSAGFSHDDFAKALEKHDYHADKGQIVRGKVSQHTSDGAYVEIGGKSPGFIPLREIGLHEIDNLAEALPLETEWEFLVTSEQNSEGQVQLSRRQLQLQQAWDEISEAAESGKALQIRITGMNKGGVTGDVAGLRGFIPRSHLVEKNDLDSLMGQLLTANILEANQETNKLVLSQRKVMQAQAMTTIAKGTLCAGRIVKLQPYGVFVDLNGVTGLLHITQVSGTRIEALDKVFQYGQEVQVVVLDIDEFKNRISLSTKILEAYPGELLENFEAVMDNASERFEQAQAKLAEMA, encoded by the coding sequence ATGACTGCGTCATCCCGCTCCTCTTCTGCTGGTTTTTCCCACGATGATTTTGCCAAAGCCTTGGAAAAGCATGATTATCACGCAGATAAGGGACAAATTGTCCGAGGCAAAGTATCTCAGCACACTTCCGATGGAGCCTATGTAGAAATTGGTGGTAAATCCCCTGGTTTTATCCCCCTGCGAGAAATTGGCCTGCATGAGATTGATAATCTAGCGGAAGCTCTCCCTTTAGAGACAGAATGGGAATTTTTAGTGACCAGTGAACAGAATTCTGAGGGGCAAGTACAATTATCCCGTCGTCAGTTGCAGTTACAGCAGGCCTGGGATGAGATTAGTGAAGCAGCAGAGTCTGGTAAAGCGTTACAAATTCGGATCACGGGTATGAATAAGGGAGGGGTTACTGGTGATGTAGCAGGGTTAAGAGGTTTTATTCCGCGATCGCATTTAGTAGAAAAGAATGACCTGGATAGTTTAATGGGTCAACTACTAACAGCCAATATTTTGGAAGCCAATCAGGAAACAAATAAGTTGGTTCTATCTCAGCGCAAGGTAATGCAGGCCCAGGCCATGACCACAATCGCCAAGGGAACCCTCTGTGCGGGACGAATTGTCAAACTACAGCCCTATGGTGTATTTGTTGACCTGAATGGTGTCACTGGATTACTCCACATTACCCAAGTGAGTGGCACTCGCATTGAAGCCCTAGACAAAGTTTTTCAGTATGGGCAGGAAGTTCAAGTGGTTGTTTTGGATATTGATGAGTTTAAAAATCGAATTTCCCTCTCCACTAAAATTCTTGAAGCTTATCCGGGGGAACTACTGGAAAATTTTGAAGCAGTTATGGACAACGCTTCAGAACGATTTGAACAAGCTCAGGCCAAGTTAGCAGAAATGGCCTAA
- the chlP gene encoding geranylgeranyl reductase, protein MVLRVAVVGGGPAGSSAAEILVKAGIETYLFERKLDNAKPCGGAIPLCMVSEFELPPEIIDRQVRKMKMISPSNIEVNIGQTLNPDEYIGMCRREVLDGFLRDRAEKLGTKVINGTVYKLDIPSNDTAPYTLHYADHSNGSADGEMKSLKVDLVIGADGANSRIAKAIDAGDYNYAIAFQERIRLPEDKMAYYEDLAEMYVGDDVSPDFYAWVFPKYDHVAVGTGTMKVNKAKIKDLQRGIRERAAKKLEGGQIIKVEAHPIPEHPRPRRVVGRVALVGDAAGTVTKSSGEGIYFAAKSARMCAETVVATSNNGQRIPTEADLKTYIKEWDKRYGITYLVLDILQRVFYRTDATREAFVEMCADIDVQRLTFDSYLYKTVVPANPLVQMKITAKTIGSLLRGNALAP, encoded by the coding sequence TTGGTACTACGGGTAGCAGTTGTCGGAGGAGGCCCCGCTGGTTCTTCCGCAGCCGAAATTTTAGTCAAAGCGGGAATTGAAACCTACCTGTTTGAGCGCAAACTAGACAACGCCAAACCCTGCGGTGGTGCTATTCCCCTCTGTATGGTCAGTGAGTTCGAGCTTCCTCCTGAGATTATTGACCGTCAGGTTCGGAAAATGAAGATGATCTCGCCTTCCAATATTGAGGTAAATATCGGTCAAACCCTCAATCCTGATGAGTATATTGGAATGTGCCGTCGGGAAGTTTTAGATGGGTTTCTCCGCGATCGCGCTGAAAAGCTAGGCACGAAGGTGATTAATGGCACGGTCTATAAGCTCGATATTCCTAGCAACGATACGGCTCCCTATACCTTGCACTATGCGGATCACAGCAATGGTTCTGCCGATGGAGAAATGAAGTCTCTGAAGGTAGATTTGGTGATCGGTGCGGATGGGGCTAATTCTCGTATTGCTAAGGCCATTGATGCGGGTGACTATAATTATGCGATCGCTTTCCAGGAACGCATTCGTTTACCGGAAGACAAGATGGCCTACTACGAAGACCTAGCTGAAATGTATGTCGGTGATGATGTTTCTCCTGACTTTTACGCTTGGGTTTTCCCCAAATACGACCACGTTGCGGTGGGTACGGGAACCATGAAGGTCAACAAGGCAAAAATCAAAGACCTCCAGCGTGGTATCCGTGAGCGGGCAGCCAAAAAACTAGAAGGTGGCCAAATCATCAAGGTTGAAGCCCATCCTATCCCCGAACATCCCCGTCCTCGTCGAGTAGTGGGTCGTGTGGCTCTGGTGGGTGATGCGGCGGGAACTGTCACCAAGTCTTCGGGTGAGGGCATTTATTTTGCGGCAAAATCAGCGCGGATGTGTGCGGAAACGGTTGTCGCTACCAGTAATAATGGTCAACGGATTCCGACGGAAGCTGATCTCAAAACCTATATCAAGGAATGGGATAAGCGGTATGGCATCACCTATCTGGTGTTAGACATTCTGCAACGGGTTTTCTATCGCACCGATGCGACCCGCGAGGCGTTTGTGGAAATGTGTGCCGATATTGATGTTCAACGTTTAACGTTTGACAGTTATCTGTATAAAACGGTTGTGCCAGCTAATCCGTTGGTGCAAATGAAGATTACAGCGAAAACGATTGGGAGTTTGTTACGCGGCAATGCGTTAGCTCCCTAA